A stretch of Ligilactobacillus faecis DNA encodes these proteins:
- a CDS encoding LBP_cg2779 family protein, with product MEKQELTPLAEAIIAFEEAKGLTDNELSLMTHISVERLHDLKSLPLEATASEVQELAQIMDI from the coding sequence TTGGAAAAACAAGAATTGACCCCGCTAGCTGAAGCGATCATTGCTTTTGAGGAAGCTAAGGGTCTGACAGATAATGAGCTTTCATTGATGACCCATATTTCGGTCGAACGTTTACACGATCTAAAGTCATTGCCACTTGAGGCAACAGCTAGTGAAGTACAAGAATTGGCCCAGATCATGGATATTTAG
- a CDS encoding UDP-N-acetylglucosamine 1-carboxyvinyltransferase: protein MKKMIVKGSQKLAGEVTIGGAKNSTVALIPASILADTPVEFDSVPDILDVHNLMLILKSMHVDSFYNRGKLTVDPTKIESTPLPGGAIRSLRASYYFMGALLGKFGEAVVGFPGGDNIGPRPIDQHIKGFKALGAKVVEKNDTVYITTGPEGLQGARIFFDLVSVGATINVLLAAVKAKGTTIMENVAREPEIVDLATFLNNMGAKIRGAGTDVIRVQGVDSLRAQNVHTIIPDRIEAGTYLSFAAANGNGVLVKNVITEHLDPFIAKMQEMGVTLEIDEDKIYVPGGDLLAPVSVKTAPFPGLATDLQQPLTPLLMKAKGSSTIIDTLYPERTKHIPEMQKMGAKIASKDGVITVGHAQQLVGTTVEAGEIRAGVSLLGLALMAEGTTTITKADNILRGYDRIVEKFRGLSVDLKVITESDELVF from the coding sequence ATGAAAAAGATGATTGTCAAGGGATCACAAAAACTAGCCGGTGAGGTCACGATCGGTGGAGCTAAAAATAGTACGGTAGCATTGATCCCTGCTTCGATCTTGGCAGATACTCCAGTCGAATTTGATTCTGTACCAGATATTTTAGATGTGCATAATTTGATGCTCATTTTAAAATCGATGCACGTTGATTCATTTTATAATCGAGGAAAATTGACCGTTGACCCAACAAAGATCGAATCCACTCCTTTACCAGGCGGGGCGATCAGAAGTTTACGTGCTTCTTATTATTTTATGGGAGCTTTATTAGGTAAATTTGGTGAAGCTGTTGTTGGTTTTCCTGGTGGAGATAATATCGGCCCTCGCCCGATCGACCAACATATCAAAGGGTTTAAGGCACTTGGGGCTAAAGTCGTTGAAAAAAATGATACGGTTTATATCACAACAGGACCAGAAGGACTCCAAGGAGCTAGGATCTTTTTTGACCTCGTTTCAGTCGGGGCGACGATCAATGTGCTCTTAGCTGCTGTTAAAGCTAAAGGGACAACGATCATGGAAAACGTAGCTCGTGAACCAGAGATCGTTGATCTAGCTACTTTTTTAAATAATATGGGTGCTAAGATCAGAGGAGCTGGGACAGATGTGATCCGAGTCCAAGGTGTTGACTCACTACGTGCGCAAAATGTGCATACGATCATCCCAGATCGGATCGAAGCTGGCACATATTTGTCGTTTGCAGCCGCAAATGGAAATGGTGTGCTCGTTAAAAACGTGATCACAGAACACTTAGATCCGTTTATTGCTAAAATGCAAGAAATGGGCGTGACACTTGAGATCGATGAAGATAAGATCTATGTTCCTGGGGGGGATCTTTTAGCACCAGTTAGTGTAAAAACTGCGCCTTTCCCAGGACTGGCAACAGATCTACAACAACCATTGACTCCGCTTTTGATGAAAGCAAAAGGAAGCTCGACGATCATCGATACTTTATATCCAGAAAGAACAAAACATATCCCAGAAATGCAAAAGATGGGGGCCAAGATCGCAAGTAAAGATGGTGTGATCACGGTTGGACATGCTCAGCAATTAGTAGGGACAACTGTTGAAGCAGGGGAGATCCGTGCAGGGGTCTCCTTACTGGGGCTTGCTTTGATGGCTGAAGGAACGACAACGATCACAAAAGCAGACAATATTTTACGGGGGTATGATCGGATCGTTGAAAAATTCCGTGGACTTTCGGTCGACTTAAAAGTTATTACGGAAAGTGATGAATTAGTTTTTTAA
- the rho gene encoding transcription termination factor Rho — protein sequence MSENVTLEDLQKKTLKELYEYARKYKIKYYSQMNKKELSLAVIRAQAEESSFVMKGILEIFYDDGGYGFLRPLNYSQSKEDIYVSASQIKRFGLRNGDEVIGKVRPPRQNIANDRYGMLYIDSVNGKSPEEAKGRPHFPALTAKYPEKQLILENDPRKLSTRVIDLFAPIGYGQRGLIVAPPKAGKTTFLKDITAGISKLHPQAKLIVLLIDERPEEVTDLEEYLAKINPTGEVVYSTFDQRPENHAHISELVLERAMRLVEDKQDVIILLDSLTRLARAYNLVVPASGKTLSGGLDPTALYRPKKFFGAARNVKEGGSLTIIATALVDTGSRMDDIIFEEFKGTGNQELQLSRTLAERRIFPAVDLKRSGTRKEELLLAPSVLESVWKLRRAMGDDPLKDTEQILKILKQTKSNTDFCEQIDYLEVTK from the coding sequence ATGTCTGAGAATGTAACTTTAGAGGATCTACAAAAAAAGACATTAAAAGAATTATATGAATATGCAAGAAAGTATAAGATCAAATACTATAGTCAAATGAATAAAAAGGAGCTCTCTTTAGCAGTTATTCGAGCTCAAGCAGAAGAATCAAGTTTTGTGATGAAAGGTATTTTGGAGATCTTTTACGATGATGGCGGCTATGGCTTCTTACGTCCTCTAAATTACAGTCAGTCAAAAGAAGATATCTATGTTTCAGCTTCCCAGATCAAGCGCTTTGGTTTGCGCAACGGAGATGAAGTCATCGGTAAAGTACGTCCGCCACGACAAAATATCGCTAATGACCGTTATGGAATGCTTTATATCGACTCAGTCAATGGTAAGAGTCCAGAAGAAGCTAAAGGTCGACCACATTTTCCGGCTTTAACAGCCAAATATCCTGAAAAACAACTTATCTTAGAAAACGATCCGCGCAAACTATCGACTCGTGTTATTGATCTATTTGCTCCGATCGGCTATGGGCAACGGGGATTGATCGTTGCGCCCCCTAAAGCTGGTAAAACTACTTTTTTAAAAGATATCACGGCTGGGATCTCAAAATTACATCCACAAGCTAAATTGATCGTTTTATTGATCGATGAGCGTCCAGAAGAAGTGACTGATCTTGAAGAATACTTGGCAAAGATCAATCCGACAGGCGAGGTCGTGTACTCGACTTTTGATCAGCGCCCAGAAAATCATGCGCATATTTCAGAACTTGTACTTGAACGGGCTATGCGGTTAGTTGAAGATAAACAAGATGTGATCATTTTACTTGATTCATTGACACGTCTGGCGCGTGCATATAATCTCGTCGTTCCTGCAAGTGGCAAAACTTTATCTGGTGGTCTTGATCCAACTGCACTTTATCGTCCTAAGAAATTCTTTGGGGCAGCGCGAAATGTAAAAGAAGGTGGGAGTTTGACGATCATTGCAACGGCTTTAGTTGATACAGGAAGTCGGATGGACGACATCATCTTCGAGGAATTCAAAGGAACTGGGAACCAGGAACTTCAATTAAGTCGAACATTAGCTGAAAGAAGGATCTTTCCAGCTGTAGATCTCAAACGTTCAGGAACACGAAAAGAAGAGCTCTTATTAGCCCCAAGCGTGCTGGAGTCAGTGTGGAAACTACGCCGGGCTATGGGAGATGATCCTTTGAAAGATACCGAACAAATTTTGAAGATCTTAAAGCAAACAAAGTCCAATACTGATTTTTGTGAACAGATCGATTATTTGGAAGTAACGAAGTGA